Part of the Sphingomonas morindae genome, CCAGCGCCTGCGAGGCGTCCTGCGCGATGTCGATGAAGCCGACGCGCGCGCCCTGCGCCACAAAGCCCTCGACAAAGGCCTCGCCGATGCCGCTGCCGCCGCCGGTGATGAGCACGCGCTTCCCGGCAAGGCTGGGATACACCGCCCGGCCGGGCGCTTCAGAAATGTCCGACATGCAAGTTCCTGGATGAGAGGGTCAGGCCAGCGGGGCGGCGCGCGCGGGCGCCAGCAGGCCCCGCTCGGCGAGATTGCGCATGAGCGCGCCCACGCCGAAGGTCCAGGCGGGCGCCGCCTTGGAGGTGGTGACGCGGTTGACAAGCCGGCCGAGCCGGGCGCTGGCGATGGTGACGCGATCGCCTTCCTTGTGGGTGAAGCCGCGGCCCGGCTCGTCGCGATCGTCGGTGGGCGCGAAGAGCGTGCCGAGGAACAGCACGAAGCCGTCCGGATAATGATGCTCGCTGAGCGCCTGCCGCACCAGCTCGAGCGGATCGCGGCTGATCTGGTTCATCGAGCTGTGGCCGTCGAGCCGGTAGCCGTCCTCGCCCTCGATCAGCATGTCCACCTCGGCCTGGCGGACATCGTCGATGGTGAAGCCCTGGTCGAACAGCCGGACCAGCGGGCCGACGGCGCAGGAGGCGTTATTGTCCTTGGCCTTGCTCAGCAGCAGCGCCGAGCGCCCTTCGAAATCGCGCAGATTGACGTCGTTGCCCAGCGTCGCGCCGACCGCCTCGCCCCGCGAATCGACCAGCAGCACCACTTCCGGCTCGGGATTGTTCCAGCCCGAATCCGAGCGCACGCCGATCGCCGCGCCGCCGCCCACCGTCGCCAGCACCGGCGCCTTGGTGAAGATCTCGGCATCGGGGCCGATCGCGACCTCGAGATATTGCGACCACATGCCATCGTCGATCAGCGCCGCCTTGAGCGCGGCCGCCTCGGCGCTGCCGGGCACCACGCTGCGGATCGAGCCGCCGATCCGCTCCTCCAGCCGCGCGCGGAGCGAGGCGGCAGCGCCGGAATCGCCGCGCGCGCGCTCCTCGATCACACGCTCGAGCGCCGACACGGCGAAGGTGACGCCCGCCGCCTTCACCACCTGGAGATCGATGGGGCTGAGCCAGCGCAGCGTTTCCACCGGGCCGAGCGGCCGGCCCTTCTCGGCCGTGAAGAGCCGCGCCTCGACCAGCGCCGAGACGGTGGGGGCGAGGGCGGCCATGTCATAGGCCTGGCCCTGCTCGATCAGCACGGGGCTCGGGCCTTCCGGAGTCGCGACGCGGCCGAGAAAGCGGCCCTCCCGCCAGTCTTCGGGCAACAGGCTGATATCGATGATCTGGCCGTCCATGGGCGCTCTCCCCCGCTTATTTCTGGCTAGGACGCGCCGCGCGCGTGATAGCGCTATCATATTCGCCGGGGAGCGGGCCCACTGTCAAGGGAGCGCGATCGGTCGCGTGTCCCAATTGCGCCGGATCGCGAGGCGTCGCGACCATTCGAACAGGGGCGAGGCGATGAAGGTGGTCAGCACCGCCATCAGCACCAGAATGGAGAAGAGGCGCGGCCCGATAATGCCGCGATCCAGCCCGATATTGAGGATGATAAGCTCCATCAGGCCGCGCGCGTTCATCAGCGCGCCGATGCCGGCGGCGGTGGCATTGTCCTTGCCGGCGAGTCGCGCCGCCGCCCAGCAGGCGCCGCCCTTGGCGATCACCGACACCGCCAGCACCGCCAGCGCGATCAGCAGCAGCGCGGGATCGGCGAGCAGCGACAGCCGCGTGTTGAGGCCGGAATAGACGAAGAAGAAGGGCAGCAGCAGCACCACGGTGAGCGGCTCCACCTGGGCGCGCACCAGCGCGGTCAAGCGGCCGCGCGGCATCACCGTGCCGAGCAGGAAGCCGCCGAACACGGCGTGCATGCCCACCGCATCCATGGCGAAGGCCGCGAGCAGGAACAGGCCCAGCACCAGCGCCAAAGCGCCGTGATCGACGTCCTCCCCGGCCTCGACGCGGCGGCCGAGCGGGCGCAGCAGGCGCGGCCCCAGGCCCAGCACCAGCGCCGCGAACAGCAGCGCGCCGCCCAGCGTCTTGGCGATCAGCAGCGCGCCGCCGCCAAAGGTGGCCAGCACCACCGCCAGCACCGTCCAGGCGCCGGCATCGTCGACCGCGCCCGCCGCCAGCGCGAGCGTGCCAAGCGGCGTGCCGGACAGGCCGCGCTCATGGATGATCCGCGCGAGCATGGGAAAGGCGGTGATCGCGATGCAGGCGCCGAGGAACAGGGTGGCGCGGCCCGCGCCGAGGCCCGGCGCGAACAGGCCGGGCAGCGGCAGCAGCATGGGCACCAGCAGCGCCGCGCCGACAAAGGGCAGCGCCATGCCCGCCATCGACACCAGCGAGGCCGCGCGCGCATCCTCCGCAAAGCCTTCGCGGCTGAAGCCGAGCCCGACGATGAACATGTAGAGCCCGACGCCGAGCTGCGCGATCACGTAGAGGATCGGCTTGGTTTCGGGCGGGAAGAGCAGGGCCTGCGCGGCGGGCGCGATCAGCCCGAGCAGCGACGGGCCGAGCAGCACGCCCGCGATCATCTCGCCCACCACGCGCGGCTGGCCGAGCCAGCGCTGCGCGACAAAGCCCATGGCGCGCGCGGTCGCGAGAATGGCCGCGCCTTCCAGAAAAAAGGCAACGCTCAGCTGCGCCGGTGCCATCATCCGCCTTCCCCCCCATGCCGCGCCTCCGATGCCGGGGCGCGCTTGTCGGTGTGCGCCGCGGCCAGGCCGCCGCGCAGGCCGGTGTCATAGCAAGTCCGTACTATTCGCCAAGGGGTGGCAAGAAGAGGCCGCCGGCATCGCTGCCGACGGCCCAGCGCGCGGACAAAGCATTAGCGCGTCAGAATTCGGTCCAGTCGTCGCCGCCCCCCGACGGCGCGGCGGCGGCCAGCGCGGACGCGCTGGTGGCGAGCACGGGCCGCCGGAGCGTGGCGGCGGCCGCCGCGGCGACCGGCGGCGCGCGGCGCGCGGCGCGCGCGGTGGTCAGCGAGGTGACGGCACCGCCGGCGGTGGCGGTGCGGACGCTGTCGGTCCGGAAGCGGCTGACGAGCGTGGCAAGCTCATCCGCCTCGGCGGCGAGGCTGCGCGCGGCGGCGGTGCTCTCCTCGACCATGGCGGCGTTCTGCTGCGTCATCTTGTCCATCTCGCCGACCGCGCGGTTCACCTCGCCCAGGTTCGTCGCCTGCGTCTCGGCCGAGTCGGAGATGGAGGCGACGAGGCTGCGCACCGCGCCAACGCGCGACACGATCTTCTGCAACACGGTACCGGTCTGGCCGACCAGCTGCACGCCGGAGCCGACCTGCTCGGCGCTCT contains:
- a CDS encoding cation:proton antiporter; the encoded protein is MMAPAQLSVAFFLEGAAILATARAMGFVAQRWLGQPRVVGEMIAGVLLGPSLLGLIAPAAQALLFPPETKPILYVIAQLGVGLYMFIVGLGFSREGFAEDARAASLVSMAGMALPFVGAALLVPMLLPLPGLFAPGLGAGRATLFLGACIAITAFPMLARIIHERGLSGTPLGTLALAAGAVDDAGAWTVLAVVLATFGGGALLIAKTLGGALLFAALVLGLGPRLLRPLGRRVEAGEDVDHGALALVLGLFLLAAFAMDAVGMHAVFGGFLLGTVMPRGRLTALVRAQVEPLTVVLLLPFFFVYSGLNTRLSLLADPALLLIALAVLAVSVIAKGGACWAAARLAGKDNATAAGIGALMNARGLMELIILNIGLDRGIIGPRLFSILVLMAVLTTFIASPLFEWSRRLAIRRNWDTRPIALP
- a CDS encoding fumarylacetoacetate hydrolase family protein, producing MDGQIIDISLLPEDWREGRFLGRVATPEGPSPVLIEQGQAYDMAALAPTVSALVEARLFTAEKGRPLGPVETLRWLSPIDLQVVKAAGVTFAVSALERVIEERARGDSGAAASLRARLEERIGGSIRSVVPGSAEAAALKAALIDDGMWSQYLEVAIGPDAEIFTKAPVLATVGGGAAIGVRSDSGWNNPEPEVVLLVDSRGEAVGATLGNDVNLRDFEGRSALLLSKAKDNNASCAVGPLVRLFDQGFTIDDVRQAEVDMLIEGEDGYRLDGHSSMNQISRDPLELVRQALSEHHYPDGFVLFLGTLFAPTDDRDEPGRGFTHKEGDRVTIASARLGRLVNRVTTSKAAPAWTFGVGALMRNLAERGLLAPARAAPLA